Genomic segment of Melanotaenia boesemani isolate fMelBoe1 chromosome 10, fMelBoe1.pri, whole genome shotgun sequence:
tcataacaaaaaccaaaatcctaaacaatcaaaacacccaccaaaacccagaaaccgtgacagaacccccccctcaagggccgGATACCAGACGGCCCAACAAAGtccacaaaagagaaaaaccccaaGCAGGCCACCCAgggcgggcggagggggccCGGAGGAGGGACcgaccaaaacaagacaggccccAGGACAAAGTTCAGGGGGAGCCACCTGGAGGCAGAACAGACGGCAGGAGTaggtcaggaggccggccggggggccggacggaccggggcagaacctccggaggacgacccggaggccgCGCAGACAGCAGGCTCCGGCCAGGAGGCCGGACgaaccggggcagaacctccagaggacgacccggaggacgcaCAGACAGGTTTCCAGGCaaacgggcaggcttggactggcgctctggaggacgggcaggcttggactggcgctctggaggacgggcaggcttggactggcgctctggcggcggacgggcagactggatctccggcggcggacgggcagaccggagccctggcggcggacgggcagaccggATCTccggcggcggacgggcagaccggATCTccggcggcggacgggcagaccggATCTccggcggcggacgggcagaccggAGCCCTGGCGGCGGACGGCCAGTCCGGAGccctggcggcggacgggcagactggagctctgggTCGGGCACCAGTAGTGGGTAAGGGGCgtctcgacccgagaccccctcggaaacaggaatcagaagagaagCATCACCACTGAAGACCAcctcaggaacaggaatcagaagagaggcgtcaccactggagaccccctcagggacagggaccagaagagaggcgtcaccactggagaccccctcaggaactgggaccagaagagacgggcaggacctgggcaccggcgtgggacgccgaagagctgggcaggacctgggcaccggcgtgggacgctgcagagcagggcaggacctcggagctggcgtgggacgctgcagagcagggcaggacctcggagctggcgtgggacgctgcagagcagggcaggacctcggagctggcgtcGGACGccgcggcgcagggcaggacctcggggCAGGTGTGGGACGCTGAAGAGCTGgagcagacctgggagcaggcGTGGAGAGCTGGGGCACTGgagcagacctgggagcaggcAGGACCTCCGCAGGCTGCGCAGACAGGTTCTCCGCAGGCTGAGCTGACAGGTTCTCCGCAGGCTGAGCTGACAGGTTCTCCGCAGGCTGAGCTGACAGGACCTCCGCAGGCTGAGCcactggagctggaggtgaAACTGGAGGCGTGGGCCTGGGAGCCCGTGACGACACCCGTGACCGTGGAGCTGATGGCGTCACTCGAGACGTGGACCGAGGAGCTGGTGTCGACCTCCGAGACCTGGCCTGCCCCAGTGGTTTTGGGCTAATCGCCAGTCTGGTTCCCCAGAACGGCGACCACTCTGGATATTCCAGCGGCTCAGGCTCCGTGTCCAGTCCAAGGAGCATTCCCACCAGTTCATTTGACGTCATGTACTCGATGGGCTGCCGCCCCTGGTGCCTggacgtcctcctcctcctggaccttgtgggaggaggatcaggaaacCACAGGTCTGGCTCCTCCACCGTTGGGAACCAGTCAGCATCCTCAGAACCGTAAAACTGATACCAAGCCATCAAACCTGCTGGGTCCAGTTGTGGTCAGATCCTACTGTCAcgaatggaggtggaggtgaggacccaaatgcaggcaggaggcagaactggtgcaggtaaaaaggtttattacccaggaactcacgacagggaaccaccgacgacggggataaactccagagaacaaaaaccaaacatgacaaaatgaaaactaaagcatgaacataactacaaaccaagaacatgaccaaactaatcataacaaaaaccaaaatcctaaacaatcaaaacacccaccaaaacccagaaaccgtgacagcAGTGGCCGTACCAGTCCTTTTCTTTCTGGCCCTGGAAACCGTTGAACTTTTCCAAAATGTTCACAGTGAGAAGAGACACAAACAGATGggtgtgatttttgttttctgtccttACTGCGGCCTCTGAGGAGGCGAATTGATCAGCCTTTTCTGCCATTGATACTTCTTCACTTAAAGGTGAGCTGCTCTTCGATTTTTCATGCATAGAAATAGCTGTTGCCATATTGATGATGGTCTGGTCCTCTTTGCAATTATTTTGCTTTCTGGGTTCAAACCGTTAAGAAGTTCTAATGTACAGAATGTAGAAGTGACATCACAGTGATCAAAGGCACAACAAATTACATGTGATTACATCACAACAGAATGGAATCCGAACACGCCCAATGGGCGGGTCCCATTGGGTAAGTCCCGCCCATTCACAGGTCAGGCCCTCCCATccaactttttaattttaatttgtgttcttttaaaaataattttaatttataattatttaacagtaaTTTTTATAGTGGTACCATATTATCAAATGTAGAATCATTTGT
This window contains:
- the LOC121647487 gene encoding serine/arginine repetitive matrix protein 1-like, which gives rise to MAWYQFYGSEDADWFPTVEEPDLWFPDPPPTRSRRRRTSRHQGRQPIEYMTSNELVGMLLGLDTEPEPLEYPEWSPFWGTRLAISPKPLGQARSRRSTPAPRSTSRVTPSAPRSRVSSRAPRPTPPVPVPQLSTPAPRSAPALQRPTPAPRSCPAPRRPTPAPRSCPALQRPTPAPRGSRVETPLTHYWCPTQSSSLPVRRQGSGLAVRRQGSGLPVRRRRSGLPVRRRRSGLPVRRRRSGGSP